A DNA window from Aureibaculum sp. 2308TA14-22 contains the following coding sequences:
- a CDS encoding DUF4251 domain-containing protein, translated as MKSIYLYLFIAILLLSGCATTKNIDATQIKAVVEAQNFSIESNMAQPMVTVGMSQLQNSGLLGPENSASNISLIGNSNFLKINGDSITSHLPYFGERRSSAGYGGDNAIEFEGELSEYSAVWDDNKQRYTITFSTKSNSEQFDVRMLLYPSLKSYVTLTSPTRTSITYIGKVNQIKNEDI; from the coding sequence ATGAAATCAATTTATCTTTACTTATTCATAGCGATTCTATTACTAAGTGGTTGTGCCACTACCAAAAATATAGATGCAACCCAAATTAAAGCTGTAGTTGAAGCTCAAAATTTCAGTATAGAGTCAAACATGGCACAACCCATGGTAACTGTGGGAATGTCTCAATTACAAAATTCGGGGTTATTGGGGCCTGAAAATTCCGCAAGCAACATAAGCCTCATTGGCAATAGTAATTTTCTAAAAATTAATGGCGACTCTATCACGTCGCACTTGCCTTACTTTGGTGAGCGTCGCTCTAGTGCCGGATATGGTGGAGATAATGCCATTGAGTTTGAAGGAGAACTTAGTGAATATAGTGCGGTTTGGGATGATAATAAACAACGTTACACTATTACATTTAGTACTAAGAGCAATAGCGAACAGTTTGATGTACGAATGTTGCTGTATCCTAGTTTAAAAAGTTATGTAACGTTAACCAGCCCAACGAGAACTAGTATAACCTATATTGGAAAAGTGAATCAGATTAAAAATGAAGATATTTAG
- a CDS encoding amino acid permease — MENPTTKMKKFGTFGGVFTPTLLTILGVIMYLRLGWVVGNAGLLGAWLIIIISFLITLCTALSMSAITTNIRIGAGGAYALVSQALGLEVGGSLGIPRYVSQGLAVTMYIFGFREGWLGIFPEHNAFLVDVIVFGVLFSIAYISANLAIKTQFIIMGIIVLSLVSIVIAAYEGSMTNPVSDALSWGSFKGSPENDFSGSSFWVVFAVFFPAATGIMAGANMSGELKDPKSSIPTGTLWAIGVSFVIYMVLAFWIARSATEAELVSNYYIMVEKAFSGPFIIAGILGATFSSALASIVGSSRILFAMGEHKVIPFSGFLSGQSANGQPRNAMLVTGALIFLTLLLRNLNAVAPLVTLFFLITYAMINIVVIIEQRLGLISYRPIFKISKWVPWFGLVSSVFAMFIINPAVSLLSIVIVLGVYWYLSRQNLEAQFEDVRSGLFVSFAEWAAKHTWGMKKMQQRAWKANLMVPVRDVNGLKGTFQFLRNIAKPKGSIKLLGVEPYSETSTLAKELDGISASFREKDVFSSYSVIHTAEIANGINYGSQALQGAFFKPNIVFLNMQDHDDYETELRPVIKECIRLEIGVLLYLSHPTALLGQRNSINVWVSDRKGNWNLGWDIGNLDLSLLVAYKLKMNWGARIRLITVIDDPNEEVNAKEFLANLINLARLPHTLTEVHIGDFKTIVNKVPPADLNIFGMDENLKFEFVKEISAKTNSSCLFVKDSGHESILA, encoded by the coding sequence ATGGAAAACCCAACCACAAAAATGAAGAAATTTGGCACGTTTGGAGGTGTCTTTACCCCTACTTTACTTACCATTTTGGGTGTAATTATGTATTTACGCCTAGGTTGGGTAGTTGGTAATGCAGGGCTTTTAGGAGCATGGTTAATTATTATTATTTCTTTTTTAATTACTCTATGTACAGCTCTTTCAATGTCGGCCATTACTACAAATATTCGTATCGGTGCTGGCGGTGCTTATGCACTGGTCTCACAGGCATTGGGGCTTGAGGTAGGTGGCAGTTTGGGAATCCCTAGATATGTCTCGCAAGGATTGGCCGTAACCATGTACATATTTGGTTTTAGGGAAGGTTGGTTAGGTATTTTTCCCGAACATAATGCGTTTTTGGTTGATGTAATCGTATTTGGAGTGCTATTCTCCATTGCTTATATCAGTGCCAACCTGGCCATCAAAACACAATTTATTATTATGGGTATTATTGTGCTCTCTTTGGTTTCCATAGTGATAGCTGCCTATGAAGGTTCTATGACAAACCCAGTTAGTGATGCCTTAAGCTGGGGTTCTTTTAAAGGATCGCCGGAAAATGATTTTAGTGGTAGTAGTTTTTGGGTAGTTTTTGCCGTTTTTTTTCCCGCGGCCACAGGTATTATGGCAGGTGCGAATATGAGTGGTGAATTAAAAGATCCTAAAAGCAGTATTCCAACCGGTACTCTATGGGCCATAGGAGTCAGTTTTGTAATTTATATGGTACTTGCTTTTTGGATTGCCAGAAGTGCTACCGAAGCAGAATTGGTCAGCAATTATTATATTATGGTAGAAAAGGCATTTTCTGGTCCTTTTATCATTGCAGGCATATTAGGTGCAACATTTTCATCGGCTTTAGCCTCAATTGTAGGTTCTTCGCGTATATTATTCGCTATGGGAGAGCATAAGGTAATTCCGTTTTCGGGATTCCTGTCGGGTCAAAGTGCAAATGGCCAACCTAGAAATGCCATGCTGGTTACCGGGGCATTGATATTCCTAACCTTACTGTTAAGAAACCTAAACGCGGTAGCACCTTTAGTAACGCTATTCTTTTTGATTACCTATGCCATGATTAATATTGTAGTAATTATTGAACAAAGATTAGGATTAATAAGCTATAGACCTATATTTAAAATTAGCAAATGGGTGCCGTGGTTTGGACTTGTTTCGTCCGTCTTTGCTATGTTTATTATAAATCCAGCGGTTAGTTTATTATCAATTGTAATCGTTTTAGGAGTGTATTGGTATTTGTCTCGACAAAATTTAGAAGCCCAATTTGAAGATGTGCGTTCAGGCCTCTTTGTATCCTTTGCAGAATGGGCAGCAAAACATACCTGGGGCATGAAAAAAATGCAACAACGTGCGTGGAAAGCTAATTTAATGGTACCCGTTAGAGATGTTAACGGATTAAAAGGTACTTTTCAATTCTTACGTAATATTGCCAAACCAAAGGGTTCTATTAAATTATTGGGTGTTGAGCCCTATTCTGAAACCAGTACATTGGCCAAGGAGTTAGACGGCATTTCCGCTTCTTTTAGAGAAAAAGATGTGTTTTCATCCTATTCTGTTATTCATACTGCAGAGATTGCCAATGGCATCAATTACGGGAGCCAAGCCCTGCAAGGTGCTTTCTTTAAACCAAATATCGTTTTTTTGAATATGCAGGACCATGACGATTATGAAACCGAACTAAGGCCTGTAATTAAAGAGTGTATTCGACTTGAAATTGGAGTATTGTTGTATTTATCGCATCCAACGGCGTTATTGGGACAACGTAACTCCATCAATGTTTGGGTAAGTGATAGAAAAGGCAATTGGAATTTGGGTTGGGACATTGGCAACTTAGACCTTTCTTTATTAGTTGCTTATAAATTAAAAATGAATTGGGGTGCTAGAATTCGGTTAATTACCGTGATAGATGACCCAAACGAGGAAGTCAATGCCAAGGAATTTTTAGCCAATCTCATAAATTTGGCAAGATTACCACATACGTTGACCGAAGTTCATATTGGCGATTTTAAAACAATAGTAAATAAAGTTCCTCCAGCAGATTTGAATATTTTTGGAATGGATGAAAACCTAAAGTTTGAATTTGTGAAAGAAATATCAGCTAAAACCAATAGTTCATGTCTTTTCGTTAAGGACTCTGGTCATGAAAGTATTTTGGCTTGA
- a CDS encoding aminotransferase class V-fold PLP-dependent enzyme — MTDYSKRREFIKSMATVMAGFTVVPTFATTTVEDEKAGKSNLKNSDTNSEVYWEKVKQEFIFADKLRYFNNASLGSSPITVQRATRDFRETLDSFPSKYMWGGWEDEKEKTRQSVADFFSVSNEEIALTHNTTEGMNMIARSMDLQKGDEIIIVNHDHTSGTVPWEVWQEAKGIKLIRPEVPILPKNKKELVDIYRKAITPKTKVISMCHIVNTNGMILPVREVSKMAHKKGILVAVDGAQAAGMFNIDLHDLACDFYTASAHKWLFSPKGVGVFYAKKESQHHLKPLIVCKGHNDKSIRRLENYNTRNLPEVLGLGASIHFLNTIGIEKIHNRTYELKKYFREKVEANPNLRLKTPANDDLSAAIQVIEVMGKPVSRVKTRLFEKYGIDSRPMSKFGLNAVRLSFAIYITKKDIDYLVNALESM, encoded by the coding sequence ATGACGGATTATTCTAAACGTAGAGAATTTATAAAATCAATGGCAACCGTAATGGCAGGCTTTACAGTTGTACCCACATTTGCAACAACTACTGTTGAAGATGAAAAAGCGGGTAAAAGTAACTTAAAAAATAGTGATACAAATTCAGAAGTCTATTGGGAAAAGGTAAAGCAAGAATTCATTTTTGCAGATAAGCTAAGGTATTTTAATAATGCTTCCTTAGGTTCTTCACCAATTACAGTTCAAAGAGCCACTAGAGATTTTAGAGAAACATTAGATAGTTTTCCATCAAAATATATGTGGGGTGGATGGGAAGATGAAAAAGAAAAAACAAGGCAGTCAGTAGCCGATTTTTTTTCAGTATCTAATGAGGAAATTGCCCTAACCCACAATACTACTGAGGGTATGAATATGATTGCCAGAAGTATGGATTTACAAAAAGGCGATGAAATTATTATCGTAAACCATGACCATACTAGTGGTACTGTACCATGGGAGGTATGGCAAGAAGCGAAAGGTATTAAATTGATTAGACCTGAAGTACCCATTTTACCTAAAAATAAGAAAGAACTTGTTGATATTTATAGAAAAGCCATTACTCCCAAAACCAAGGTAATATCGATGTGCCATATTGTAAATACTAATGGTATGATACTACCTGTAAGAGAAGTTTCGAAAATGGCACATAAAAAAGGGATATTGGTGGCAGTTGATGGAGCCCAAGCTGCGGGAATGTTTAATATTGATTTGCATGATTTAGCATGTGATTTTTATACAGCCAGTGCTCATAAATGGTTGTTTTCTCCCAAGGGTGTAGGCGTATTTTATGCTAAAAAAGAGAGTCAACATCATCTTAAACCTTTAATAGTTTGTAAAGGACATAATGATAAATCAATCAGACGTTTAGAAAATTACAATACCCGTAACTTACCTGAAGTTTTAGGCTTAGGAGCGAGTATTCATTTTTTAAATACTATAGGTATAGAGAAAATTCATAATCGGACTTATGAATTAAAGAAATACTTTCGTGAAAAAGTGGAAGCCAATCCGAACTTAAGATTGAAAACACCAGCCAATGATGACCTTTCCGCTGCAATTCAGGTAATAGAAGTTATGGGCAAGCCTGTTTCACGAGTAAAAACACGACTTTTTGAAAAATATGGTATTGATTCGAGACCTATGAGTAAATTTGGTTTAAATGCTGTAAGGCTATCATTTGCTATTTATATTACTAAAAAAGATATAGATTATTTGGTCAATGCTTTAGAAAGTATGTAG
- a CDS encoding DUF1853 family protein, giving the protein MNPKSKEIQSQYQGYKNTPLLWENNSVLGLRQFELIQQNDIAFNEQLPENLRLGKRVERFVSSELKQHSTIKILLENTQVQHDKRTIGELDCILKCDGVPIHLEIIYKFYLFDERVGTTEIEHWIGPNRNDTLLKKLTKLKEKQLPLLYSEYSKPLLDDLGLNVEYITQKVCFKAQLFIPYKAEVPQFKLLNSDCINGFYIHYSKIGQFENCKFYIPSKVNWLLEIQTQVNWLNFEVFSKKMTPIINSKTSPLCWVKFPNGNMQKFFVVWWH; this is encoded by the coding sequence TTGAATCCCAAATCAAAAGAAATCCAAAGCCAATATCAAGGCTATAAAAACACTCCATTACTATGGGAAAATAATTCAGTACTTGGGTTACGACAATTTGAACTTATACAACAAAATGATATAGCATTTAATGAACAACTTCCAGAAAACTTACGACTAGGGAAACGCGTAGAACGTTTTGTGAGTTCTGAACTTAAACAACATTCAACTATAAAAATTCTACTAGAAAATACACAAGTACAACACGATAAAAGAACAATTGGTGAACTTGATTGTATTTTAAAATGTGATGGAGTTCCAATCCACCTAGAAATAATTTATAAATTTTATCTGTTTGACGAGCGTGTTGGCACAACAGAAATTGAACATTGGATTGGGCCTAACCGCAACGATACTTTACTTAAAAAATTAACTAAGCTCAAAGAAAAACAACTTCCACTTCTCTATTCTGAATATTCAAAGCCATTATTGGATGATTTGGGACTAAATGTAGAATATATTACACAAAAGGTCTGTTTTAAGGCACAATTATTTATTCCCTATAAGGCAGAAGTCCCTCAATTTAAATTATTAAACAGCGATTGTATAAACGGGTTTTATATTCATTACTCTAAAATAGGGCAATTTGAGAATTGTAAGTTTTATATCCCATCAAAAGTGAATTGGCTTTTAGAGATACAAACTCAAGTTAATTGGTTAAATTTTGAAGTATTTTCTAAAAAAATGACCCCTATTATAAATAGTAAAACTTCTCCATTGTGTTGGGTGAAATTCCCAAATGGAAACATGCAGAAGTTTTTTGTGGTTTGGTGGCACTAG
- a CDS encoding type IA DNA topoisomerase, whose protein sequence is MKVCIAEKPSVAREIATVLGAKTRHDGYYEGNGYAVTYTFGHLCTLMEPNDYKPHWKSWDLNNLPMLPKKFKTKVVDDSGIQKQFNIVKGLFDKAEVVINCGDAGQEGELIQRWVLDQANYKGKVQRLWISSLTTEAIKEGFQNLKPAEDYDNLYYAGFSRAIGDWLLGMNATRLYTVKHGGYKQVLSVGRVQTPTLAMVVNRFKEIENFKPQPYWELQTMYREILFSYEEGRFLKMEDGQVLADKVKEDDFEIVSVTKKKGKDYAPKLFDLTGLQVYCNKKFGFSADETLKIVQKLYEQKVVTYPRVDTTFLPNDVYPKVAGILKNLTKYAELTQPLLGKKIKKSSKVFNDKKVTDHHAIIPTGVEINLQYNQQQVYDIITKRFIAVFYEDCQVSNTTVIGKVADVNFKTTGKEILKKGWRVVFEDKNDDKTPKEKGMLPNFVKGEKGPHEPSFLEKQTKAPNQFTEASLLRAMETAGKQVDDEELRDLMKDNGIGRPSTRANIIETLFRRQYIKRNKKQLLPTITGIKLIETIQNKLLKSAELTGKWEKQLKDIEKGEFHAGTFIKNMKRMVDQLVYEVRSETKRANISQNTVLQNIAKEKKVKKVSGITAETCPKCKQGKLLKGKNAYGCSNYKNGCDFILPFTFMGKKISEKQFIRLLQKESTVNLKGFKTDNGSVEGLVRFDEQFNLVLEEKITVQPSKSSKLICPKCKKGTILKGKEAYGCSDYKSGCKFLFSFKDIRTKAGDKPLTKELVYAILSGK, encoded by the coding sequence ATGAAAGTATGTATAGCCGAAAAACCTAGCGTTGCCCGTGAAATTGCCACCGTTTTGGGTGCAAAAACCCGACATGATGGCTATTACGAGGGTAACGGCTATGCGGTTACCTATACTTTTGGGCATCTGTGCACTTTAATGGAACCTAATGATTACAAACCGCACTGGAAAAGTTGGGATTTGAACAATCTCCCCATGTTGCCCAAAAAATTCAAGACCAAAGTGGTGGATGATTCTGGCATTCAAAAACAGTTCAATATTGTAAAGGGTTTATTTGATAAAGCAGAAGTGGTTATCAACTGTGGTGATGCTGGCCAAGAAGGAGAATTGATACAACGTTGGGTTTTAGATCAAGCGAATTACAAAGGCAAGGTTCAGCGACTTTGGATTTCATCTTTAACTACAGAAGCCATAAAAGAAGGCTTCCAAAACCTAAAACCAGCAGAAGATTACGACAATTTATATTATGCGGGATTTTCGCGTGCTATAGGTGATTGGCTACTTGGTATGAATGCTACCAGATTATATACGGTAAAACATGGAGGGTATAAACAAGTGCTGTCCGTTGGTCGAGTACAAACGCCTACACTTGCGATGGTAGTTAACCGATTTAAAGAAATTGAAAACTTTAAGCCCCAACCCTATTGGGAACTACAAACTATGTATAGAGAAATCTTGTTTAGTTATGAAGAAGGTCGCTTTCTGAAAATGGAAGATGGGCAAGTCTTAGCTGATAAAGTTAAAGAAGATGATTTTGAAATTGTATCGGTAACCAAAAAGAAAGGCAAGGATTATGCACCAAAACTGTTTGATTTAACAGGATTACAGGTGTATTGCAATAAAAAGTTTGGCTTTTCTGCGGATGAAACCTTAAAAATTGTTCAAAAACTCTATGAACAAAAGGTAGTTACCTATCCTCGTGTGGATACTACTTTTTTACCAAACGATGTATATCCAAAAGTGGCAGGCATTCTTAAAAATCTGACTAAGTATGCTGAATTAACACAGCCATTATTAGGTAAAAAGATAAAAAAATCGAGTAAGGTCTTTAACGATAAAAAGGTTACAGATCATCATGCTATTATTCCCACTGGCGTGGAAATAAATTTACAGTACAACCAACAACAGGTCTATGATATCATTACCAAACGTTTTATAGCCGTTTTTTATGAGGATTGCCAAGTATCCAATACAACGGTAATCGGTAAAGTAGCAGATGTCAATTTTAAAACAACTGGAAAAGAAATCCTAAAAAAAGGATGGCGAGTTGTTTTTGAGGATAAAAATGATGATAAAACACCCAAAGAAAAAGGCATGTTGCCCAATTTTGTAAAAGGAGAAAAAGGACCGCACGAACCTTCTTTTTTGGAAAAACAAACCAAAGCACCCAATCAGTTTACGGAAGCTTCCCTCCTACGTGCCATGGAAACCGCTGGCAAGCAAGTTGATGACGAAGAATTACGAGATTTAATGAAAGATAACGGTATTGGTCGTCCGTCCACGAGGGCAAATATTATTGAAACATTGTTTAGAAGACAGTACATTAAGCGAAACAAAAAACAATTGCTTCCTACCATTACGGGAATTAAATTGATTGAAACCATCCAAAATAAATTGTTAAAATCCGCTGAACTAACCGGTAAATGGGAAAAGCAGCTCAAAGATATTGAAAAGGGTGAATTCCATGCCGGTACGTTTATTAAAAACATGAAGCGGATGGTAGATCAACTGGTCTATGAAGTCCGTAGTGAAACCAAACGTGCCAATATTTCGCAAAACACAGTGTTACAAAATATAGCGAAAGAAAAAAAGGTAAAAAAAGTATCAGGAATTACCGCAGAAACGTGTCCAAAATGTAAACAGGGTAAACTTTTAAAAGGTAAAAATGCTTATGGATGCAGTAATTATAAAAACGGATGTGATTTTATATTGCCCTTTACCTTTATGGGCAAAAAAATTTCGGAAAAGCAATTTATTCGTTTGCTGCAAAAAGAATCGACTGTAAATTTAAAAGGTTTTAAAACCGATAACGGTTCAGTAGAAGGACTTGTTCGATTTGATGAACAATTTAACTTGGTACTTGAAGAAAAGATAACCGTACAACCGTCTAAAAGTAGCAAACTGATTTGTCCAAAATGTAAAAAAGGAACAATCCTCAAAGGTAAAGAAGCCTACGGTTGCAGTGATTACAAGTCTGGTTGTAAGTTTTTGTTTTCTTTTAAAGACATTAGAACAAAAGCGGGTGATAAACCATTGACTAAGGAATTGGTGTATGCGATATTGAGCGGTAAATAA
- a CDS encoding helix-turn-helix domain-containing protein gives MTFNNPILFFLCSIGVFNGFLASFYFLFFSKQKRVQNFFFGFLLLMLSIRIGKSVYVIFTEPGDRNLSILQVGLSACFLIGVSLFYFIKSSVENTKKIPNTWKIHIAVLALIIVLVGFIKPYPTHRAIWVQYVVHFIYATWGVYILLSAFVLKDVFLKLFNKSITCTTSELWLIAVFIGNVLIYSAYIIGYFYLYLVGTITFSVVFYGLLVFLLFKNNRENVFQDIPEKYAAKKIEDTEAESLAKALHQVMLKKQFHKNTNIKLKDIATELDISSHKLSQLLNDNLGKSFALFINEYRIEEAKQLLLENKHYTLEAIGFEAGFSSKSTFYATFKKIMGQTPAEFKKQFS, from the coding sequence ATGACCTTTAACAATCCAATACTGTTTTTTCTCTGTTCTATTGGTGTTTTTAATGGATTTTTAGCTAGTTTTTACTTTTTGTTTTTTTCGAAACAAAAACGTGTTCAAAATTTCTTTTTTGGGTTTTTACTACTGATGCTAAGCATAAGGATTGGTAAGTCTGTTTATGTCATTTTTACTGAACCGGGCGATCGTAATTTGTCTATTTTACAAGTTGGTCTTTCTGCTTGTTTTTTAATAGGGGTGAGCTTATTTTACTTTATAAAATCCTCTGTAGAAAACACCAAAAAAATTCCCAATACTTGGAAGATACATATTGCAGTATTGGCATTAATCATTGTTCTTGTAGGATTCATAAAACCGTATCCAACGCATAGAGCCATATGGGTGCAATATGTAGTTCATTTCATTTATGCTACTTGGGGTGTTTACATCCTATTATCCGCCTTTGTTTTAAAAGATGTTTTTCTAAAACTATTTAATAAGAGTATAACTTGCACAACTTCTGAATTATGGCTCATCGCTGTTTTTATTGGTAATGTGTTGATTTATTCAGCATATATTATAGGTTATTTTTACCTTTATTTAGTCGGAACTATTACCTTTTCGGTCGTTTTTTATGGTTTACTTGTCTTTTTATTATTTAAAAATAATCGTGAAAATGTATTTCAAGATATTCCAGAAAAGTATGCTGCAAAGAAAATAGAAGATACGGAAGCAGAGTCTTTGGCAAAAGCATTACATCAGGTAATGTTGAAAAAGCAATTTCATAAAAACACAAATATTAAATTAAAAGATATTGCTACTGAATTGGATATTTCTTCTCATAAATTATCCCAATTATTGAATGACAATTTAGGCAAGAGCTTCGCATTATTTATTAATGAATATAGAATAGAGGAAGCCAAACAACTGTTGTTAGAAAACAAACATTATACCCTTGAAGCTATTGGGTTTGAAGCAGGGTTCTCTTCAAAATCCACGTTTTACGCCACCTTTAAGAAGATTATGGGTCAAACCCCTGCTGAATTTAAAAAGCAATTTTCGTAG
- a CDS encoding nuclear transport factor 2 family protein produces the protein MKNYLILLTALIAFQLTNSQSESAAVEKPLQNYMEGSSYNKPALLESAFTEDATLYLTGRDGVFKRYTPKEYIGFFKNAKKGKFNGRDAKILAVEVTKDIATAKVEIAGPERKWVYIDSFLLKKFDGGWKIISKTATRVDDPKQNSVLFIVSNAHFYGDTKLTTGNSFSEIVNAYDVFKNAGYTVDFLSPKGGAVPLAYINTSDDISKKYLYDTHFMNKLKNTKLPSEIDPSKYKAVQYIGGGAAMFGIPENKEIQKIAMDVYEKHNGIISSVCHGTAGIVNLKTKDGKYLVDGKRVSGYPDDYENKSEPYFKTFPFLIQKTIEERGGSFRFSERGKFTLEVDGRLVTGQNFQSSKPVSLKILELINSNKE, from the coding sequence ATGAAAAATTACTTAATACTACTTACCGCGTTAATTGCATTTCAATTAACTAATTCCCAATCAGAATCGGCAGCTGTTGAAAAACCACTTCAAAATTATATGGAAGGTAGCTCTTATAACAAACCAGCACTATTAGAAAGTGCCTTTACGGAAGATGCCACTTTATATTTGACGGGTAGAGATGGTGTTTTTAAACGTTATACCCCTAAAGAATATATTGGGTTTTTTAAGAATGCAAAAAAGGGAAAATTTAATGGTCGCGACGCAAAAATTTTGGCTGTTGAAGTTACCAAAGATATCGCGACGGCTAAGGTAGAAATTGCAGGTCCAGAAAGAAAATGGGTTTATATAGACTCGTTTTTATTAAAGAAATTTGATGGCGGTTGGAAAATTATTAGTAAAACGGCAACTAGAGTTGATGACCCTAAACAGAATTCCGTTTTATTTATAGTCTCAAATGCTCATTTTTATGGAGATACAAAACTAACAACCGGTAATAGTTTTTCAGAAATTGTAAATGCTTATGATGTTTTTAAAAATGCTGGTTATACTGTTGACTTTTTGAGTCCTAAAGGCGGGGCCGTTCCGTTAGCATATATTAATACTTCCGACGATATTAGTAAAAAGTATTTATACGATACTCATTTTATGAATAAGTTGAAAAACACAAAATTGCCTTCAGAAATTGATCCTTCTAAATATAAAGCAGTTCAATACATAGGTGGTGGTGCAGCTATGTTTGGAATTCCAGAAAATAAAGAAATTCAAAAAATAGCAATGGACGTTTACGAGAAACATAATGGTATCATTTCTTCCGTTTGTCATGGCACAGCAGGTATTGTCAATTTAAAAACCAAAGACGGAAAATATTTGGTTGATGGTAAAAGGGTAAGTGGTTACCCAGATGATTATGAAAATAAATCGGAACCGTATTTTAAAACATTTCCTTTTTTAATCCAAAAAACAATTGAAGAGCGGGGAGGAAGTTTTAGATTTTCAGAAAGAGGAAAGTTTACTTTAGAAGTTGATGGGCGTTTAGTTACAGGGCAGAATTTTCAATCTTCAAAACCAGTCTCTTTGAAAATTTTAGAGTTGATAAACTCAAATAAGGAATAA